The following proteins come from a genomic window of Lytechinus pictus isolate F3 Inbred chromosome 1, Lp3.0, whole genome shotgun sequence:
- the LOC135154471 gene encoding uncharacterized protein LOC135154471: protein MYEAVIIKQAQSDFHESNARKSTGFKPNSKQRIWNSNAKEWPCWRMYSPTPIKGQDSAWKYASRARVIPTWTCPLSNVNHLQREIFYRREGHDTNLESFTYMECLA, encoded by the exons ATGTATGAAGCAGTCATCATCAAG CAAGCACAGAGTGACTTCCACGAGAGCAACGCTCGGAAATCTACAGGGTTCAAGCCCAACAGCAAGCAAAGAATATGGAACTCGAATGCGAAGGAGTGGCCATGCTGGAGGATGTACTCACCAACTCCGATCAAAGGTCAAGATAGTGCTTGGAAATACGCCAGCAGGGCCAGAG TAATCCCAACATGGACATGCCCGCTATCTAATGTTAACCATCTTCAAAGAGAGATATTCTACCGGAGAGAAGGACATGACACCAATCTTGAAAGTTTCACTTACATGGAATGCCTGGCGTGA